From the genome of Prinia subflava isolate CZ2003 ecotype Zambia chromosome 12, Cam_Psub_1.2, whole genome shotgun sequence:
CGCTCGCCCTAAAAGTGGTGCTGGAGGGGGCTGAGCCCGGCTGCTGCCGGTGCCCGCAGGCGGCACGGAGCCCGCAGGGCTTGAGAGCATCGCCGCTGCGGGAAGTGAGCCGGGCACGGCATTCCTCACCATTCCCCCCAACACACCTCAACTCCTCCCTTATGACCAAGGGGTCACCAGCATCCAGCTCGGGGTCAGTGCACGTGTACAGACCCGGAGAacttcctcctctctgcttccAGGTCCGGCTCTTCCTAACGCTGGTATGCGCCGTGGTGGTGGCGATGCTGTACATCCTGCTGGGCTACCGCGCCCaggtgcagccctgctgccgagccccggggccgcgggaCAGCCCCGCCACACCCCGCATCCGCAGCTTCCAGGGCTACAGCCGCGTTCCCGACGGGAAGGTGCGTGGGgatggggcagtgctggggccgGCGGGGCAGCTCGGCCCAcctgtgcctcagttttccTGTCCTTTGGGAAGAGCAGGTGGGAGCTGTGGTGGATCCAGCTGCTgcgggagggaaggaggagctgaCGGTGCCTCTCCCCACAGCCGCTGGAGCGAGCGCTGTGCCACCGCTGCGCCGTCGTCTCCAGCTCGGGGCAgatgctgggctcagggctgggacaggccaTCGATGAGCAGGAGTGTGTCCTGCGCATGAACCATGCCCCCACCACACGCTACGAGCAGGACGTGGGGACACGCAGCACCTTCCGCGTGGTCTCACACACCAGCGTCCCGCTGCTGCTGAGGAACCAGCCCTACTTCTTCCAGCAGTACCAAGAGACCCTCTACTTTATCTGGGGGCCAACAAAGAAGATGAGCAGGGAGAAGAAGGGCTCAACCTACCAGGCACTGCTCAAGGTGGTGCAGAAGTACCCCCAGCTGCAGATCTACACCCTGACCGAGGAGAAGATGGCATACTGTGACGATGTCTTCCAGAATGAGACAGGCAAGAACAGGTACTGCTGGCTCCTGAGGAGCCCCATCAGGTCCCCCTGACGTCCCACTTGTCCCCCTCACTGAGCACCCACAGTGTGGGTGGGCCAGAGGCACAGTGCCACCCACTGCAGTGTGACCACGATGCTTTGCAGGCTGAAATCCGGCTCCTTCCTGAGCACGGGCTGGTTCACCATGATCCTGGCCATGGAGCTGTGCGAGCAGATCTGTGTCTTTGGCATGGTCAGCGACAGCTACTGCAGGTGTGGGGGTGTGACAGGGGCAGGTGTGGGGTGGTCCAGTGTCCCCCCCAAGTCCCACACtcaccctgtcccctcctgccagggaaaAGAACCACTCCAGTGTGCCATATCACTACTTTGAGAAGGGCCGGCTGGACGAGTGCAAGATGTACCTGATGCACGAGCGAGCGAGCCGTGCCGGACACCGCTTCATCACCGAGAAAGCCATCTTCTCCCGCTGGGCCAAGAGGAGGAACATCGTGTTCCAGCACCCATCCTGGGCAGGCAGGTAGGGCGCCAGCCTTGGGGTGAGGCAGCAGGAACCCCGGCAGCAGGGCGGCTCTCATCCTGCAGCAACatgtctcagctctgccagtgccatGGTTGGACACCTTTTGCcaagccctggagcagggagtctccatctctgcagcagcagtgcctgtttCCCCAGCTGATGGATGGGCTGTTGGTACAGCCAATACATGTACCATACATGTACCCTACATGTACCCTGTTGGTACATGGGGGGCATGAACTGGACCCACGCAGCCCCACCAGCTCCAAATGCCTGCCTGGATGGACTCCGGGAGACCtgtttttctgctctctctACTAGGAAGACACTTTAATGCAGGATTAGACATGCTACTGGACTCCAGCAGGACATGGGGCAGAAATgttcagccctgccagggcagcaaaGTGATGTTTCTCACAGGGACAAAACTCTACTGTGGTCCTTGCCCTACTTGTGCCCTCTGGACAGTGCTGGAGTGGGGTGCAGGTAGCTGGATCCAggctctgccttctgctgcttGGTGCCTGCATCCCCTCAGCTGGGAAACCCTGGAGCCACATGTGCCCTAGGGGCTCTGAGTTGCCTTGTCACAAGTGTCCTTGGATTCAGACCAAAGCAAATGTGGCcattaaaattgtttttaattcagTGGTCCTCCTTGCTGTGCTCCTTGCTGTGCCCTTTGCTGTGCCCCTTGTGGCTGTAGGACAGGACAGGGAGTGAGGGAGGAGGGGATACTCAACAGCTCATCACAGGCTGCCAGGCTATAAATAAGAGCGGGAGGTCACAAGGGGGTAGAGCTGAGCCTAAACACGGAAGAGGGTGCTGAAAGCAGTTGAGGTTATTTGGGAACCAGCAGCTGCATCTGTGCAGGATAAGTGCTGGGTCTGGGGTGATCCTCAGTCCTGcagggctcagtgctgctggactGTCACAGGGCACTGGCAGCTCCCATGTCCCTGGAGAGATGGGACATGCCACGGGCATGTGCGcagccctgagcctgcagcagccctttgAACATGTAAACGGATGCCACATGTTTGGGTGGTCCGGTGGTGTCTGGGGGGCCAGGGGCGAGAGGAGGGGCAGAAATGCTGGGGTGCAGTGAAGAGAGAGTGGTCCAGGAACTGggggtgctgccagggcagcctcCTGCAGGGAAGTGCAGCAGAGGAGCCCAGGAGTTCTTCTCCTGCTaccccagctgccacagccctaCGCAGGGCAAGGCATCACCGGCACAGCCGAGCCAGAATCCCTCTGGACAGACAGGTatgcaggtccctgccagcgGTGGAGCCTTCTCCCTGCGCCACAAACCCCCCAGAGCGGGGCCCTGAGCTGCCCGGCCAGCGCGGGGGAGACCTCGGCATCCCAGCAATGCGCTGCGCCCGGCAGCGGCTCTGGCACGGcgggcagctcctggcacagccgggcagcgctgccgcccATCCCCGCTGCCCTCGGGGACCAGGGGATCTTCCCGGCGGCTCTCCCCATCCCGGGAGGGGGGCACTAGGATCCAGTGGCTCTCCCGATCCTGGGAGGGCGGCACTAGGACCCGGCGGTGCTCTCCCATCCCGGGAAGGCGGCACTAGGACCCGGCCtgggcggcggcagcggcgcggtCAGTATCGGCAGCGATATCAGTGA
Proteins encoded in this window:
- the ST6GALNAC4 gene encoding alpha-N-acetyl-neuraminyl-2,3-beta-galactosyl-1,3-N-acetyl-galactosaminide alpha-2,6-sialyltransferase, which codes for MKTLVRLFLTLVCAVVVAMLYILLGYRAQVQPCCRAPGPRDSPATPRIRSFQGYSRVPDGKPLERALCHRCAVVSSSGQMLGSGLGQAIDEQECVLRMNHAPTTRYEQDVGTRSTFRVVSHTSVPLLLRNQPYFFQQYQETLYFIWGPTKKMSREKKGSTYQALLKVVQKYPQLQIYTLTEEKMAYCDDVFQNETGKNRLKSGSFLSTGWFTMILAMELCEQICVFGMVSDSYCREKNHSSVPYHYFEKGRLDECKMYLMHERASRAGHRFITEKAIFSRWAKRRNIVFQHPSWAGR